tgtgtgtgttggggtcacacacacacacagacaacccaacacaccaaaacacacacacacacacacacacacacacacacacacacacacacacacatattattatttatatatatatatatataaaattatatatatatatagagaggagagagagagagagaggggagagagagagagagagagagagagagagatgtgtgtgatttttgtatgtgtaataatatctCAAGGCTCCGCACTGTAAGTctaattttacattaaaatgttAACTTAAAAATTCAGTGTGGACAGATTTATTCACTTTAcagtctcttttttattataaaagcaaaaatccaaaTCCTCTTGTAAAATGAGCCCGTTGTCTTCTCTCTGTACTAAGGAAGTGGAGATTAATGTTCCGAATTGTGCATCTTGAAAATCCAAAATTCCAGTTGATACTGCTTATGATACTGTTGAAAACGTAATCCTTTATTTCCCATAATTCCACGCTGTACAGTAATTACAGTGCAATCCATATTGAGCCCAGATTTACCGTAAACTACCTACGAGGTCCTGTGATCAAACTATTGAACCCGCTTCTTCCTGTAAACAGATGAAGTTTGGCTTGCGGGTGGTGCGTTTTTGGCAGGTGTGGCGCTGTTGGCCGCTGCCGAGAAGAGAATGGTAAGATCGGTTGCTTCATATTTGTTTTCATAATCTCTAACATGAAGGAAAaagatatcatatttttttaccttCACTTTGTTTTACATTCACAACTGGTAGGTAAAGTCATGGCCGACCAACTTAACAACCTTTTTGAATcatttggttttgctttttttttcttgacaatgCACTTACTCAACCACTTCTCCCCTCTACTGACAGCATATAAGGCTTCCTACAACCCAGTCAACCAGAAGTTTTTCGTGGGCATTTTAAGAACAGAAATGATCAGcacagccaccaccaccaccatcggcGTCGCTGCCACTACTTGCTACAATGGTTGGTCCTTGAAATTAACTACGATCGTGGCAACTAATGATAGAGAATGTTTATCGTAGTGAACACCATAAGAATctaagagagaggatagaatggGGTTTTGTGGAAGCTATCAGTGTAAACCTGTGTGCATCTAAGTGTGTGACATGACTTACACACCTTGTAATATGCCCATCCTTTGCAGCCATCGGATCTACCACTTGCCTCCGGAAGGAAGGAGAGCTCTGCCCAAACTCGAGCAGACCCGATGACAGGTGAGACCCTTGGTCAACGTGATTTgaatagacaggaaaaaaaaatcactaaaaaagTATTCGGCCTTGCTTAGCAGTGAAAAAATATCTTACTTATCAACCGTTTACAGCACTCCCGGGGTGACACCTCCACGCCTCCCTGAACGCGGCCGCCGACGCCGAGGTCGCCAAGAACACCGCCCGGGAAAGGGCCCCCGGCCGCCTTGCCCGTGTGGGGACGACCACAGTCACCCAAACTTACACGTCGTCCTCCACCGTGTCCGGCACCAAGCTCTCCCTCTCGTACGCCTGTACAGCGTCGGGCATGAACCTTCCACCCAGCTGTTtaacccaccctttttttcctattctcctcgATACCTTGTCCCTTGGCTTCGTAAAGatggctttttttttgtgtaactaTTGCTCTATAGCTTTTTCATTAACCATCCCAGGTGATGAAATATTTTTCGAAAATATTTCATCACCTGGATGGTAATGAAAAAGTTTTATAGAGcaatattttacacaaaaaaagccACCCTTTACGAGCCAAGGGACAAGGTATCGaggagaataggaaaaaggaTGGGTTAACAGCGGGGTGGAAGGTTCATGCCCGACGCTGTACAGGCGTACGAGAGGGAAGCTTGGTGCCGGACCCCGGTGGAGGACGACGTGTAGGGTTTGGGTGACTGGGTCGTCCTCCACACGACAAGGCGGCCTGGGCCTTCCTTGGCGGTGTTCTTGGCGACCTCGGCGTCGGCGGCCGCGTTCAGGGAGGCGTGGAGGTTGTCACCGGCAGTGCTGTAAACGGTTGATAAGTAAGATATTATTTCACTGCTAAGCAAGGCCGAATActtttttagtgattttttttcctgtcccaTCAAATCACGTTGACCAAGGCTCTCACCTGTCTCGTCTGCTCGAGTTTTGGGCAGagctctcctctttcccccggaGCAAGTGGTAGATCCGATGGCTGCAAAGGATGGGCATATTACAAGGTGTGTAAGTTTATGTCACACAAATTAGATGCAACAGGTTTACACTGATAGCTTCCACAACCTcattcctatcctctctcttagATTCTTATGGTTTTCCACTACGATAAACATTCTCTATCATTAGTTTTCCACGATCGTAGTTAATTTCAAGGACCAACCATTGTAGCAAGTAGTGGCAGCGACgccgatggtggtggtggtggctgtgCTGATCATTTCTGTTCTTAAAATGCCACGAAAAACTTCTGGTTGACTGGGTTTTTTAGGAAGCCTTATCTGCTGTCAGTAGAGGGAGAAGTGGTTGAGTAAGtgcttgtcaaaaaaaaaagcaaaaccaaaagattccaaaaagggtttttaagttGGTCGGCCATGACTTTACCTACCAGTTGTGAATGTAAAACaaagtgaaggtaaaaaaaatttatatctttttcttcatgTTAGAGATTATGAAACAAATGAAGCAACCGATCTTACCATTCTCTTCCTCGGGAGCGGCCAACAGCGCCACACCTGCCAAACGCACACCGCAAGCAGCTTCATCTGTTTCAGGAAGAAGCGGGTTCAATAGTTTTGATCACAGGACCTCGTAGATAGTTTACGGTCTCTGGGCTCAATATGGATTTCACTGTAATTACTGTACAGCAGTGGAATTATGGAAAAAGGATTACGTTGCAACATTATCTAAGCAGTATCAACTGGAATTTTGGATTCTCAAGATGCACCATTCGGAAAATTAATCTCCACTTCCTTATGTACAGAGAGAAGACAACGGGCTCATTTTACAAgaggatttgggtttttttcttcataataaaaTGAGACTGTCATGTGAAAAAATATCTGTCCACACTGATTTTCAAGTTAACTTTCTACATGTAAATTAGACTTACAGTGCGGAGCCTTGagatattattacacatacaaactcacacacatctctctctcttctctctctccctctctctctctctctctctcctctctctctcctctctcttttatataaaatatatatatatatatatattatatatatatagattatatgtgtgtgtgtgtggtgtgtgtgtgtgtgtgttgtgtgtggggttttgtgtgtgttgtgtgtgtcttgtgtggggtgtgtgaaaacacaccacaaaacccacacacacacacacacacacacacacacacacacacatatatatatatatatatatatatatatatataaaataaatataaaataatatatatatatatataatatataatatatatataatattttccacaccacacacaccacaccatatatataatatatatatattatatataaaatataatatatataatatatataatataatatatataagcacacacacacacaacacaacacacaccacacacacaacacccacaccaacacacacacgcatatatatatatatatatatatatatatatatatatatctttagatatgtttataaatacatacatatatatatttatatataatatatatatatattatatatatatttatatgtgtggtgtgtgtgtggtgtgtggtgtgtgtgtgtgttgtgtgtgttttgtgtgtttgtgtgtgtgcgtattcttatatatatattatataatatatatatatatatatatatatatatatatacacacacacacacaccacaccacatatatatatatatatatattatatatatatatattatatatatatatatatatatatatatctgtgtgtgtgtgtgtgtatcatacacacaccacacacacacacacacgcacacacacacacacacaaaacacacaccatatatatattttatataaaaatatatatatatatatatatatatatatatatatatatatacaaagagagagagagagaaaagagagagagaggggagagagagagagagaagattgattggttgatagatgtgtgtttagtttgtatgtgtaaaaatatctCAAGGCTCCGTACTGTAAGTCTAATTTTACATGTAGAAATGTTAAATTGAAAGTCAGTGTGGACAGATATTATTCACATGacgtctcatttttattattatatatatacatatatataaatatatatatatatatatatatatattttatatatatatatatatatatacttatatattatatatatatctatatatataatatattatatatatatatatatactatatatatatatatataaagttcgtTTTACTCCCTCT
This region of Penaeus monodon isolate SGIC_2016 unplaced genomic scaffold, NSTDA_Pmon_1 PmonScaffold_17078, whole genome shotgun sequence genomic DNA includes:
- the LOC119569608 gene encoding uncharacterized protein LOC119569608: MADQLNNLFESFGFAFFFLTMHLLNHFSPLLTAYKASYNPVNQKFFVGILRTEMISTATTTTIGVAATTCYNAIGSTTCLRKEGELCPNSSRPDDSTPGVTPPRLPERGRRRRGRQEHRPGKGPRPPCPCGDDHSHPNLHVVLHRVRHQALPLVRL